AAAGCTATTCGCGGCCGACGGCAAGCCACGCCCCAAAGGGGCTCGCAGGGTTTTAGCGGCGCTCGAAAAGGGTGCGAAAAGCTCAGCTACTGTTCAGACCAGTAAGACCACTGAAACTCAACAAACTCCAGCCTTGCAGACGATTCCGAGCGGGCTGGCATGGGCTGTGCAATCCCCCAAGCAAGCCAAATCCAGAAAATCCCTTCGCCCTTCTCGGAGAGTTGCCATGACCAAGCGCTACAGCGCCCTGCTTACTGCCCTGTTTGCCAGCCTGATGCTGAGCCAGGCACCCGCCCAGGCCAATGGTCTGGACGATATCGTCGCCCGTGGCACCCTCAAGGTCGCCGTGCCCCAGGACTTCCCGCCGTTCGGCTCAGTCGGCCCCGACATGAAGCCACGCGGCCTGGACATCGACACTGCCAAGCTGCTGGCCGACCAGCTCAAGGTCAAGCTGGAGCTGACCCCGGTCAACAGCACCAACCGCATCCCGTTCCTCACCACCGGCAAGGTCGATCTGGTGATCTCAAGCCTGGGCAAAAACCCGGAGCGGGAAAAAGTCATCGACTTCTCCAAGGCCTACGCGCCGTTCTACCTGGCCGTTTTCGGCCCACCTGATGCCGCCATCAACAGCCTCGACGACCTCAAGGGCAAGACCATCAGTGTGACCCGTGGCGCCATCGAAGACATCGAGCTGACCGCCGTCGCGCCCAAGGAAGCAACGATCAAGCGTTTTGAAGACAACAACTCGACCATCGCCGCCTACCTGGCCGGCCAAGTCGATCTGATTGCCAGCGGCAACGTGGTGATGGTGGCGATCAGCGAGCGCAACCCCAAACGTGTGCCGGCGCTGAAGGTGAAACTCAAGGACTCGCCGGTGTACATCGGCGTGAACAAAAACGAGCCGGCGTTACTGGAGAAGGTCAACCAGATCCTGGCCACGGGCAAGGCTGACGGCAGCCTGCAAAAGAACGCGATGCAATGGCTCAAAGAGCCGCTGCCTGCTGATCTCTGATACGACGGAGCTGACTCATGGCGTATCAATTTGACTTCGTACCCGTGCTGGCCAACACCGACCTGCTGCTACGCGGCGCGCTGTTCACCCTTGAGCTGACGGTCATCGGCGCGATCCTTGGCGTGGCCTTGGGCACTGTCGGCGCAGTGGTGCGGGCGTGGAAGATCCAGCCATTCGCCTGGTGCTTCGGCGTGTATGTCGAGTTGATCCGCAACACGCCGTTCCTGGTGCAGTTGTTCTTCATCTTCTTCGGCCTGCCGTCCCTGGGGCTGAAGATCACCGAGTGGCAAGCCGCCGTACTGGCGATGGTGATCAACTTGGGCGCCTACTCCACGGAGATCATCCGCGCCGGCATCCAGGCCATCCCCCGTGGGCAACTGGAAGCCGCCGCCGCACTGGCGATGACGCGTTTCGAAGCGTTCCGCCATGTGGTGCTGCTGCCGGCGCTGGGCAAGGTGTGGCCGGCCCTGAGCAGCCAGATCATCATCGTGATGCTCGGTTCGGCAGTGTGTTCGCAGATCGCCACCGAAGAGCTGAGCTTCGCCGCCAACTTTATCCAGTCGCGCAATTTCCGCGCGTTTGAAACCTATGCCCTGACCACCTTGGTGTACCTGTGCATGGCGTTGATGATTCGCCAGTTGCTCAACTGGATCGGCCGCCGCTTTGTGATGAGGAACAGCCGATGAGTGATTTTTCGTTCTGGGACATCGTGCGCAACCTGCTCACGGGCCTGCAATGGACCTTGTTGCTGTCGCTGGTAGCGTTTATCGGCGGCGGCCTGATCGGCTTGCTGGTGATGACGATGCGCATCAGCAGCAAGGCGCTCCCACGCAATGTGGCGCGTCTCTATATCGAACTGTTCCAGGGCACGCCGCTGTTGATGCAGCTGTTCCTGGTGTTCTTCGGCATCGCCTTGCTGGGGATCGATATTTCGCCCTGGCTGGCGGCGGCCATTGCCCTCACGTTATTTACCAGCGCCTACCTCGCCGAAATCTGGCGCGGCTGCGTCGACTCCATCGCCCACGGGCAGTGGGAAGCCTCGGCCAGCCTGGCGCTGAACCCGCTTGAGCAACTGCGCTACGTGATCCTGCCCCAGGCGCTGCGCATTGCCGTGGCGCCAACCGTAGGGTTCTCGGTGCAGGTGGTCAAAGGCACCGCCGTGACCTCGATCATCGGTTTCACCGAACTGACCAAGACCGGCGGCATGCTCGCCAACGCCACCTTCGAGCCCTTCATGGTCTACGGCCTGGTGGCCCTCGGTTACTTCCTGCTCTGCTACCCCTTGTCCCTCAGTGCGCGCTACCTGGAAAGGAGACTGCATGCCTCTGCTTAGAATTTCCGCCCTGCATAAGTATTACGGCGATCACCATGTCCTCAAGGGCATCGACCTGACGGTTGAAGAAGGCCAGGTGGTGGCGATCATCGGCCGCAGTGGCTCGGGTAAATCCACCTTGCTGCGTACCCTCAACGGCCTGGAATCGATCAACGACGGCGTGATCGAGGTCGACGGCGAATACCTCGACGCCGCCCGCGCGGACCTGCGCAGCCTGCGTCAGAAAGTCGGCATGGTGTTCCAGCAGTTCAACCTGTTCCCTCACCTGACCGTCGGCGAAAACGTCATGCTCGCGCCGCAGGTGGTGCAGAAAGTGCCCAAAGGCAAGGCGGCACAGCTTGCCCGGCAGATGCTGGAGCGTGTCGGGCTGGGGGAAAAGTTCGATGCTTTCCCCGACCGCCTGTCCGGCGGCCAGCAGCAACGCGTCGCCATCGCCCGCGCGCTGGCCATGTCGCCCAAGGTGCTGCTGTGCGATGAAATCACCTCGGCCCTGGACCCGGAGTTGGTCAATGAAGTGCTCAGCGTGGTGCGCCAACTGGCCAAGGACGGCATGACCCTGATCATGGTGACTCACGAGATGCGCTTTGCCCGTGAGGTCGGCGACAAGCTGGTGTTCATGCACCAAGGGAAAGTGCATGAAGTGGGCGATCCAAAGCTGCTGTTTGCCAACCCGCAGACGGCTGAGTTGGCAAACTTCATCGGCACCACCGAGGCGCACGCCTGATCGTTCAACCACCCGGTACCAGCTCGAAACGCCCACCGCCCTCCAACAGCGTTTTATCGCGTACTGCCGGGGCGGTGTGCGATAGGTAGGCATCGACCTGCACCTGCGCAGAAAACACCCGCCCGGCGATCGGCTGTCCGGCCTTCAGTACCACCAGCGCTTGATCAGGCCGCAACTGGCCACTGCGCTCGGTACGGCTGTTCATCGGCGCCAACTCCATCGGCTGGCCATCCAGCAGCGGCTGCTGCAGGCTCACGTCAAAACGCCCGTGCCGGCCAAAGCCAAAGCCCTGCGCATCCGCCGGTACACCCCGAAAACGCAAGGCGATCAACCGGTCGTCAGGGCAGGTCACGTTCAGACGCACCACGCGTTTGCCCAGAGGTATCCCGCGTGAATCGTGCGTCGTACCGGGGCGCAGAGGCCCGTAATCAATGTGCGGCTGGCTCACTGAGAGTCGACACTCAGCCGCCGAGACCTCAAACACCGTCAGCAGGCTCACGACAACCGCAAGCGCTCCCGACGCCAGGGCACCACTAGCGGCAGACCGCCGCCGAGCTTTCATAATGTTGGCCACCATCGCTTTGTTCCGCCAGGTCGATTTGCAGTGTGCAAGAGGTCGCGTTAGGCGCTGATACGGTCAGGGCCTGCGGCGAGTCAATGTTATTCAGGAAGATCAGGCCGTCCCCGACGACGGTGGTCAGGAAGGTCTTGTCTGCGGCGAAAACCGAAGCGCCTTTGGGCAACGGCTGGCCACTTGCATCGGTCGCACGCAACAGCAATCGCCGGACCTTCACCACTTCAAAGTCGACCGTGCTGAATGAGCCCCGCCCGACTTCCAGGGTCTTGGTGCCGTTCTTGATGTCCACCAGTCGTGGCAGGGATTTACCTTCCACCGCAACAAAACTGCTCTGATACGCAGGTAAGCCGGGTATCACCGCCATTCCCCAATGATCAGTCCATACGGGCCCCTGGGCCGTGGTGATGCGCGCGCCCGACACATCGCCGACCGAAGCAACCCCAAAGGTATCCTCGACCCTGTACGGTGACAGCGTCAGCCCACGCTCATGCGCCACGACCGCACCTTGCAACTGCCCGCTGTAGCTGCTGCTGGTGGCGTCCCGGTTGACGCCCAGGCCCAACTGGGCATAACGGGACGTCGTGTTGAGCGTACCGCCCAGGGCATGCTGGACGTCAGGTGCCAAGTCGCTGTCGGCGCGAAGTTCATAATTGAGCGTGTCGTCAACACGTTCGCTGTAGGCGGTGCCGATACTCGATCGCCCGCCCTGATGCCTGGCCGTCGACGTCAACGCACGGTCGCCGCCCAATGGCACACTGATCTGCAAACGAACGCCAACCCCTTCGTTGTCTTCTTTCTGATTGCCGGTATTGCCCACCTGCGAGTCCATGCTCAACCCGACATTGGCGTACTTGAAATCCTTGCTCCAGAAGCCATGGACTTGCGAGGAGGTGCGACTGTTGAAGTGTGCGGCACGGGTGTAGCCGACCGAGAAGGCGCCTAACTGCGGGTCTGCCCAACTGAGGCCCGCGGTGTATTGGTTTTTGAAACGCGAGTCCGTCGCTTCGCCAACATCGGTGCGCACAGCATCGAGCACATCCCGATAGCCACGGGTCTGAGTCGTGGCGCTCAAGGTCATTTGCACGTCCCTGGGCAATGCACTGCCCAACGAGATGCTGTTTTGCATACCCCGTACGTTTTTCTCGCCATCGCGAGACAGGTTGTTGCGAAAGCCAACCGAGAAACGTTCGGAGAAACTGCTGTCCAGCGCCACCCCCAGCGCGTTGTAGTCATCGGTGGCCTGTACACCCGAGCTGAGGGTGGTGCTGGGGCTGAGCGCAAAGGTCCCGCTGGCCATGCCCAGCAGAGGCTCATCGGCACCACTGCGGTCCACATCCCGAACCCTGCCGACAGCCGCCGTATAGCCTGACTTCATCGGCACCGCACCGCGAAAAGAAGCGGCGGGCACGACGAAACTGCGCTGTCCACCACGGGTCTCGATAACCCGTACCTCAAGGTCACTCGTGCCGTTGAGCAACGGCAGGTTGCTCAGCGCAAACGGCCCTTCTGGCACGACCGTCGTATAGATCAGTGCACCCGACTGACGTACCTCTACCCGCGACTGACTCAGCGCCTGGCCTTCGACCACCACGCCATTGCCGCCGCCGCCCCCTTCCACACCGTCTGGAGACAGCTGAACGCCCGTCATTTGCACCCCGCCAAACACGGGGCTACGACTGGATATTTGCCCCACCTGGAAAGTAGACGCCAACGGCGCAATATCCCGCTGCGCATACGCGTACAAGTGTTCCGTGCTTGACCGACCTTCGGTAGAGAGATAGAGCTGACGGCTGCGTGCAATCCAATCACCGACGTTGAACCCTACCTCCGTAGAAGCCGAGAGAAAACGTCCCGTGTCCCCTCGCGAATGACTGTTGACGCCTTGCACGTCGTAGTTGAGCAGGGCGGCCGTTCCTCCTCGCACGAAATGGCCGGTAGCGCGTTGCGGTTCGCGTATCGATTGGGTTGGCGCCACGATCGACACTGCTTCACTGCCCGGGTTCAGGTTCAAGATCGTGCTGGGAAACTCGGCAAGAAAGTCATGGCAGGCTTGATCAGCGCCAACCTGGTTGTTTATCACCGCAGTGGGCGTGTGCAGACCGGCTCGATCCAACAGACCTCGGGTAAAACACAGCTTCCCCTCATGGTCGAACCGCACATCGGTCAACCCAATACGCTCGCCATTCACCGTCAGATCGACGACCCGAGCGCCTTCACTGAAACGGGGTGCGTCGCGAAAATAGCGGGCAACCGATGGATCAAGTCCACGCGCCAGCAAGATACTCAGATCGAATCCCGGGGGGGATGCCCCAGATTCGGCATAAGCGTGCCCCGTGCCCGCCGCCAACATCGCGGCGCAGATAAGGAGACTGACGCGGTTAAATATAAAAGGCGCGCGGGCCTTTCCCCTATCACGCTGGTTTTTACGAACAGCACCGGTGACCCCGTTTAGTTTCCTCATGCGGGATCAAGGCGTGTTGGCTAAAAGGGTGGCATCGTAGCTATCTACGTTAAAGCCATAGACAGTGGCAGGTGCGATGGTCACGGTCGTGGCATCCGGGGAAGGGCTTGAAAATTCGGTGCTCAGCACCTCCCCCGGCAGGATGTAAGTGCGTGACAGGTAGGCTTTGGTATTTTGCGGATTAAGCTGCACCTCGGCGGCTAGACGAACGACATAGGGGCTGTCGTTCTGCACACTCAAGGTTTTGCCCTGAAGGCGCCAGGTCAGCAGCTCCCAAGGCGAATTGTGCTGTGGCAGGTCCCTGGGGTGGAGAATCAACGGCACGTTTTGCCGCAAGCTGATACCGATCGTGGCACCCGACCCAGGCTTGGTTTGCGGAATGCCTTCGAAGGTGACACGTTTCAAACGCTGGGTCTTGAGCGGCTCCTTGCCGATAGCCAAGAACCTCACCATTTGTAGCTCGCCACCATCGACCCTCGCCACCGGCGGCGTAACGATCACCAGCGGCTCAAGATCTTCCGGAATGTCCTCAACCGCCGAATGGAGCAGTGCGGGTGCGTTGTCGGTATTTTTGACATTAATACTGACCTCACCCTCTGCCTCGTTCAACACAATGACAGTAGTTTCAGGCTCCATCCCATCGGCGTAGGCTGCACCACATAAAAAAAAGTTAACGCACAGGTAAAACGGTATAAACGCCTTTGACATTGAGATGATGCTCATTCGATTTTCCCTTTACTTCAGGCACGGCAAAGCAGCCAACGCACGTTAGAGCCTCAAACAATAAAAGCTTCAGCCTGCGCTGGCCGACCTAGCGTTGTTTATAAGCAGCGAAGCGACACGCAACACTTGCAGCCGTCAGTTAAAACATTCACGGCAATAAGTGTGGTGCTCGGGCAACTTAGAGATAGACCAACTCAAGGGTAGCGTGACCATCCAGCCTGATTTCGCCGTTCATGGTCAATGCAGAGGTTTTATTGATAACGGGCTGAACCATCAAGTTACCGGAAACCACGCCAACCCTGGAGGGTGAATACGCGATGCTGGTGCGCCAACTGCCCAACTCCGGCGACTGCCCCAACACCGGGTCGGTGTAGTGCCACGATGCCCCATTGTTAGGCGACCGTGCGACAAGAACGGACCGGCCATCAGCAACGTTATTTTCCATAAAGATAACGTAACCGCCGATCCTCTCACCCCTTGCCGTCGTGCCGAGGCCGAAGTTGAACCTGTCGTTATAGGTCTGGTTATACATGACCTGCATCATGCCAGGGACTTTACTGGAAGCACGATTGTCCAGGGTCCTGATCCCGACCATCGTAGGAGACGAACACCTCACCGCATACTGCGTGCCCTTTTTTGCCAGTTTGGTATAACTCGTCGAGTTCAACGAGCCTGCATTAATCCGACCATAATCAATGTTCGAGTTACCGATGGCAAAACTACAGCTCGGCGGTGTAATGGAACCCCTTACACGCAAATCCGCGGCCTGGACGCTTGCACCAGCAACCGCTAGGAATAAACCCACGCACAACGCACTTTTCTTCTTCATATAGAACCCACCTCAGTCAAAGATTATTTATCTGACACACGATTAATGATCAAAAGCTCACAACATGAACTTCGCAAGAAGGCCGCCAGCAACCCCCTCTTCTGAAACGCCCACCTATAAATAAATACCACCACGGCCTAAACGCCGACACAAAGTATCAACACTCTACACAGACGATAAAACCGGAAAAAATATCAACCCTCGTAAGAACGATCAGCCGCGACACTTTCTCGCAGGATCAATCACTGTACGAATCAAAATAAAATAGCCGAGGACCAATACAAAACCATGTAGGAGTTTGCGAACACCGTACAAATGAAAGTTTCCAAACTTAATAACTACAATACCCACCGAACTTGTAATACAAACGTCATGAAAACTTCCTACAGCACGCCTCTGCGATTTCCGCCGAGGTACTGATTGGAATTCGTCTGGCGCTACGCGTTGGCGTCAGCGGTCGATCGTGGCACGATGGCAAGGTTATCGACCGAGACCCCCAAACCATGCCGCAATCCCAAGCCAAGAATCTGTCCCTGATCGCCGCCATCGACCTGGGCTCCAACAGCTTTCACATGGTCGTGGCCAAGGCCCAGAACGGTGAGATCCGCATCCTTGAGCGGCTCGGCGAGAAAGTACAACTGGCTGCCGGGATCAACGACGAGCGCCAGCTCAACGAAGAATCCATGCAGCGCGGGCTCGATTGCCTCAAGCGCTTCGCCCAACTGATCAACGGCATGCCCCTGGGCGCTGTGCGAATCGTCGGTACCAACGCGTTGCGTGAAGCGCGTAACCGTGGCGAATTCATCCGTCGCGCCGAAGAAATCCTCGGCCACCCGGTAGAGGTGATCTCTGGCCGTGAAGAAGCGCGCCTGATCTACCTCGGCGTATCCCACACGCTGGCGGATACCCCCGGCAAGCGCCTGGTAGCAGACATCGGCGGCGGCAGTACCGAGTTCATCATCGGCCAGCGTTTCGAACCGCTGCTGCGCGAAAGCCTGCAGATGGGATGCGTCAGTTATACCCAGCGCTACTTCAAGGACGGCAAGATCACCCCGGCGCGCTACGCCCAGGCCTACACGGCAGCGCGCCTGGAGATCATGAGCATCGAGCACGCCCTGCACCGCCTGACCTGGGATGAAGCCATCGGCTCATCCGGCACCATCCGCGCCATCGGCCTGGCCCTCAAGGCGGGCGGCCACGGCACTGGCGAGGTCAATGCCGAAGGCCTGGCCTGGCTCAAGCGCAAGCTGTTCAAGCTGGGCGATGCCGAAAAAATCGACTTCGACGGCATCAAGCCGGACCGCCGCACGATCTTCCCGGCCGGCCTGGCGATTCTCGAAGCGATCTTCGACGCCCTCGAATTGCAACGCATGGACCACTGCGACGGCGCCCTGCGTGAAGGCGTGCTCTACGACCTGCTGGGTCGCCATCACCACGAAGACGTGCGTGAGCGCACCCTCAGCTCGCTGATGGAGCGTTATCACGTCGACCTGGAACAAGCCGCCCGTGTGGAACGCAAAGCCCTGCACGCCTTCGACCAAGTGGCCGAGGACTGGGATCTGGAAGACGGCGTATGGCGTGAGCTGCTGGGCTGGGCTGCCAAGGTGCATGAAGTGGGCCTGGATATCGCCCACTACCATTACCACAAGCACGGCGCCTACCTGATCGAGCACTCCGACCTGGCCGGTTTCTCCCGGGAAGACCAGCAGATGCTCGCACTGCTGGTGCGTGGCCATCGCCGTAACATCCCCAAGGACAAGTTTGCCGAGTTCGGCGACGAAGGCATCAAGCTGATCCGCCTGTGCGTCCTGCTGCGTTTTGCGATCCTGTTCCACCATATCCGTGGCACCCAGGAAATGCCTCAGGTGACACTGCGCGCCAACGGCGACAGCCTGGATGTCGTGTTTCCGAAAGGCTGGCTGGACGAGAACCAACTGACCCAGGCGGACTTTGCGCAGGAAGCGGAGTGGCTGACACGGGTGGGGTTCAGCCTGAACCTGCGCTAAAAACACCGCAAACAACTGTGGGAGGGGGCTTGCTCCCGATGGCAGTGGACCAGTCAATGAATCTGTTGACTGACACTCTCTCATCGGGAGCAAGCCCCCTCCCACATTTTCAGACCGCGTCGGTGCTTAGTTCACCGCAAGAATCGGGCTACCCAACTTCTCCAGCAACGTCGCCTGCGCACTGCGCGGGTTCTGGTTGCCGGTCGGCGTGTTGCGCACGTAACGGCCGTCCGACTGCAGGCTCCAGCTGTGGGTGTTGTCGGTCAGGTAGCTTTCCAGCTCCTTCTTCACCCGCACGATCAGTTTCTTGCCTTCCACCGGGAAGCAGGTCTCCACACGTTTGTCGAGGTTGCGCTCCATCCAGTCGGCGCTGGAGAGGAACATCTGCTCTTCGCCGCCGTTGAGGAAGTAGAACACCCGCGTGTGCTCCAGGAAGCGCCCGATGATCGAACGCACGTGGATATTGTGCGACACACCCACGATGCCCGGACGCAGGCAGCACATGCCACGCACCACCAGGTCGATGCGCACGCCGGACTGGCTGGCCTTGTACAGCGCGCGGATGATCTTCGGATCAGTCAGCGAGTTGAACTTGGCAATGATGTGCGCCGGTTTACCGTCGAGGGCGAACTGGGTCTCGCGGGCAATCATGTCGAGCATGCCCTTCTTGAGGGTGAACGGTGCGTGCAGCAGCTTCTTCATGCGCAGCGTCTTGCCCATGCCGATCAACTGGCTGAACAACTTGCCGACGTCTTCACACAAGGCGTCGTCGGAGGTCAGCAGGCTGTAGTCGGTGTACAGCTTGGCGTTGCCGGCGTGGTAGTTGCCGGTGCCCAAGTGGGCGTAGCGCACGATCTCGCCGGCTTCGCGACGCAGGATCAGCATCATCTTGGCGTGGGTCTTGAAGCCGACCACGCCGTAGATCACCACCGCACCGGCTGCTTGCAGGCGGCTGGCCAGTTGCAGGTTGGACTCTTCGTCGAACCGCGCACGCAGCTCGATCACCGCGGTGACTTCCTTGCCGTTACGCGCGGCGTCCACCAGGGCATCGACGATTTCCGAGTTGGCACCGCTGCGGTACAGGGTCTGGCGCACGGCCAAGACGTGCGGGTCCTTGGCGGCCTGGCGCAGCAGGTCGACCACCGGTGTGAAGGACTCGAACGGGTGCAGCAGCAGGATGTCCTGCTTGCTCACCACGCTGAAAATGTTCTCGCTGTTTTGCAGCAGCTTGGGG
The genomic region above belongs to Pseudomonas sp. S35 and contains:
- a CDS encoding DUF1120 domain-containing protein, whose amino-acid sequence is MKKKSALCVGLFLAVAGASVQAADLRVRGSITPPSCSFAIGNSNIDYGRINAGSLNSTSYTKLAKKGTQYAVRCSSPTMVGIRTLDNRASSKVPGMMQVMYNQTYNDRFNFGLGTTARGERIGGYVIFMENNVADGRSVLVARSPNNGASWHYTDPVLGQSPELGSWRTSIAYSPSRVGVVSGNLMVQPVINKTSALTMNGEIRLDGHATLELVYL
- the ppx gene encoding exopolyphosphatase yields the protein MPQSQAKNLSLIAAIDLGSNSFHMVVAKAQNGEIRILERLGEKVQLAAGINDERQLNEESMQRGLDCLKRFAQLINGMPLGAVRIVGTNALREARNRGEFIRRAEEILGHPVEVISGREEARLIYLGVSHTLADTPGKRLVADIGGGSTEFIIGQRFEPLLRESLQMGCVSYTQRYFKDGKITPARYAQAYTAARLEIMSIEHALHRLTWDEAIGSSGTIRAIGLALKAGGHGTGEVNAEGLAWLKRKLFKLGDAEKIDFDGIKPDRRTIFPAGLAILEAIFDALELQRMDHCDGALREGVLYDLLGRHHHEDVRERTLSSLMERYHVDLEQAARVERKALHAFDQVAEDWDLEDGVWRELLGWAAKVHEVGLDIAHYHYHKHGAYLIEHSDLAGFSREDQQMLALLVRGHRRNIPKDKFAEFGDEGIKLIRLCVLLRFAILFHHIRGTQEMPQVTLRANGDSLDVVFPKGWLDENQLTQADFAQEAEWLTRVGFSLNLR
- a CDS encoding fimbria/pilus chaperone family protein, which gives rise to MSIISMSKAFIPFYLCVNFFLCGAAYADGMEPETTVIVLNEAEGEVSINVKNTDNAPALLHSAVEDIPEDLEPLVIVTPPVARVDGGELQMVRFLAIGKEPLKTQRLKRVTFEGIPQTKPGSGATIGISLRQNVPLILHPRDLPQHNSPWELLTWRLQGKTLSVQNDSPYVVRLAAEVQLNPQNTKAYLSRTYILPGEVLSTEFSSPSPDATTVTIAPATVYGFNVDSYDATLLANTP
- a CDS encoding amino acid ABC transporter permease, with amino-acid sequence MAYQFDFVPVLANTDLLLRGALFTLELTVIGAILGVALGTVGAVVRAWKIQPFAWCFGVYVELIRNTPFLVQLFFIFFGLPSLGLKITEWQAAVLAMVINLGAYSTEIIRAGIQAIPRGQLEAAAALAMTRFEAFRHVVLLPALGKVWPALSSQIIIVMLGSAVCSQIATEELSFAANFIQSRNFRAFETYALTTLVYLCMALMIRQLLNWIGRRFVMRNSR
- a CDS encoding amino acid ABC transporter permease translates to MSDFSFWDIVRNLLTGLQWTLLLSLVAFIGGGLIGLLVMTMRISSKALPRNVARLYIELFQGTPLLMQLFLVFFGIALLGIDISPWLAAAIALTLFTSAYLAEIWRGCVDSIAHGQWEASASLALNPLEQLRYVILPQALRIAVAPTVGFSVQVVKGTAVTSIIGFTELTKTGGMLANATFEPFMVYGLVALGYFLLCYPLSLSARYLERRLHASA
- a CDS encoding fimbria/pilus outer membrane usher protein; translation: MRKLNGVTGAVRKNQRDRGKARAPFIFNRVSLLICAAMLAAGTGHAYAESGASPPGFDLSILLARGLDPSVARYFRDAPRFSEGARVVDLTVNGERIGLTDVRFDHEGKLCFTRGLLDRAGLHTPTAVINNQVGADQACHDFLAEFPSTILNLNPGSEAVSIVAPTQSIREPQRATGHFVRGGTAALLNYDVQGVNSHSRGDTGRFLSASTEVGFNVGDWIARSRQLYLSTEGRSSTEHLYAYAQRDIAPLASTFQVGQISSRSPVFGGVQMTGVQLSPDGVEGGGGGNGVVVEGQALSQSRVEVRQSGALIYTTVVPEGPFALSNLPLLNGTSDLEVRVIETRGGQRSFVVPAASFRGAVPMKSGYTAAVGRVRDVDRSGADEPLLGMASGTFALSPSTTLSSGVQATDDYNALGVALDSSFSERFSVGFRNNLSRDGEKNVRGMQNSISLGSALPRDVQMTLSATTQTRGYRDVLDAVRTDVGEATDSRFKNQYTAGLSWADPQLGAFSVGYTRAAHFNSRTSSQVHGFWSKDFKYANVGLSMDSQVGNTGNQKEDNEGVGVRLQISVPLGGDRALTSTARHQGGRSSIGTAYSERVDDTLNYELRADSDLAPDVQHALGGTLNTTSRYAQLGLGVNRDATSSSYSGQLQGAVVAHERGLTLSPYRVEDTFGVASVGDVSGARITTAQGPVWTDHWGMAVIPGLPAYQSSFVAVEGKSLPRLVDIKNGTKTLEVGRGSFSTVDFEVVKVRRLLLRATDASGQPLPKGASVFAADKTFLTTVVGDGLIFLNNIDSPQALTVSAPNATSCTLQIDLAEQSDGGQHYESSAAVCR
- a CDS encoding transporter substrate-binding domain-containing protein — translated: MTKRYSALLTALFASLMLSQAPAQANGLDDIVARGTLKVAVPQDFPPFGSVGPDMKPRGLDIDTAKLLADQLKVKLELTPVNSTNRIPFLTTGKVDLVISSLGKNPEREKVIDFSKAYAPFYLAVFGPPDAAINSLDDLKGKTISVTRGAIEDIELTAVAPKEATIKRFEDNNSTIAAYLAGQVDLIASGNVVMVAISERNPKRVPALKVKLKDSPVYIGVNKNEPALLEKVNQILATGKADGSLQKNAMQWLKEPLPADL
- a CDS encoding amino acid ABC transporter ATP-binding protein, coding for MPLLRISALHKYYGDHHVLKGIDLTVEEGQVVAIIGRSGSGKSTLLRTLNGLESINDGVIEVDGEYLDAARADLRSLRQKVGMVFQQFNLFPHLTVGENVMLAPQVVQKVPKGKAAQLARQMLERVGLGEKFDAFPDRLSGGQQQRVAIARALAMSPKVLLCDEITSALDPELVNEVLSVVRQLAKDGMTLIMVTHEMRFAREVGDKLVFMHQGKVHEVGDPKLLFANPQTAELANFIGTTEAHA